A stretch of Corallococcus macrosporus DNA encodes these proteins:
- a CDS encoding nucleotidyltransferase domain-containing protein, with amino-acid sequence MAPSLLDTFRVLSSFEPPRGKLRGAPWEAYVDWAISQGLAPLAAYNLEYRMGGGEAPEWARDRLMSIYTGSVNDNVMKLVHFKRIVDQLEGRKLLLLGGAAFAEALYPHVGFRPVLDIQVLVRRMDVDGFAGYLSNHEFVPEADTGNTGAARIVSDGRTPIHLYADVLGADRREQLAGIFERARPMKVYGQSVFRPELEDALLLTALDHAHHGYDVPWLSFVDLRELVTGATWMGGVYSRPMDVPALLARAEAFGLERALYTSLAIVARLFPDAEAQATAAFPPLRRATRELLDRGVVGPVSTPGRSSALRGVDRLRRLLTGR; translated from the coding sequence ATGGCGCCCAGCCTCCTCGACACCTTCCGGGTCCTGTCCTCCTTCGAGCCCCCGCGCGGAAAGCTCCGGGGCGCGCCCTGGGAGGCCTACGTCGACTGGGCCATCTCCCAGGGGCTGGCGCCGCTGGCGGCGTACAACCTGGAGTACCGGATGGGCGGGGGCGAGGCGCCCGAGTGGGCCCGCGACCGGCTGATGTCCATCTACACCGGCTCCGTGAACGACAACGTCATGAAGCTGGTCCACTTCAAGCGCATCGTGGATCAACTGGAGGGGCGCAAGCTGCTGCTGCTGGGCGGCGCGGCCTTCGCGGAGGCGCTCTATCCGCACGTGGGCTTCCGGCCCGTGCTGGACATCCAGGTGCTGGTGCGCCGCATGGACGTGGACGGCTTCGCCGGCTACCTGTCCAACCACGAGTTCGTCCCGGAAGCCGACACGGGCAACACGGGCGCGGCGCGCATCGTGTCCGACGGCCGCACCCCCATCCACCTCTACGCGGACGTGCTGGGCGCGGACCGACGTGAGCAGTTGGCCGGCATCTTCGAGCGCGCCAGACCCATGAAGGTCTACGGCCAGTCCGTCTTCCGCCCGGAGCTGGAGGACGCGCTGTTGCTCACCGCGCTGGACCACGCCCACCACGGGTATGACGTGCCGTGGCTGTCGTTCGTGGACCTGCGCGAGCTCGTCACCGGCGCCACCTGGATGGGCGGCGTGTACTCGCGCCCCATGGACGTCCCGGCGCTCCTGGCGCGCGCGGAGGCGTTCGGTCTGGAGCGCGCCCTCTACACGTCGCTGGCCATCGTGGCGCGCCTGTTCCCGGACGCGGAAGCCCAGGCCACCGCCGCCTTCCCGCCGCTGCGCCGCGCGACGCGTGAGCTGCTGGACAGGGGGGTGGTGGGTCCGGTGAGCACCCCTGGACGTTCGTCCGCCCTGCGGGGTGTGGACAGACTGCGGCGCCTCCTCACGGGGCGATAA
- a CDS encoding MraY family glycosyltransferase: MITFFVAFLVSLLVALVLTWRVRERALAWGWLDQANSSRKVHVRPIPRLGGIGIVGGFFAPLCALFLVDSGVGDQFLAQTELIVGLFVGGAIIAGLGFYDDLKGAGAKLKFSVQFAVALGLYALGFRIEVLANPFGAELTLGLLSLPLTVLWVVGVINALNLIDGLDGLAGGVAFFGVGTHFLLALMRGDVLLCLLMVALAGAILGFLVFNFNPASIFMGDTGSMFLGFVLAAVSIKTSSKSGTAVALLVPVMALGLPIMDTLLAMVRRSLLGRPLFSADKEHIHHRLMSRFLLSHRTTVLVLYALCTLFMLTALGLHFANSTQSALLLSGVGVVIMVLMRKLGYLDVRHMGAVQQTRQRNQELRSLVRSVTAAVRAAGSFQAVWNAVRPLSQGLSLSVLELRLRRPHDDVGGGVVFESQQDAGTETSLEVRLDVKEAEDLFGALRLVWRDGRAAIDRDEELALEVVADAVAERVGQLVALEAAAPERIIAMRR; the protein is encoded by the coding sequence ATGATCACCTTCTTCGTCGCCTTCCTCGTATCGCTGCTCGTGGCGCTGGTGCTCACGTGGCGCGTGCGCGAGCGGGCACTGGCCTGGGGCTGGTTGGACCAGGCGAACTCCAGCCGCAAGGTGCACGTGCGGCCCATCCCACGGCTGGGCGGCATCGGCATCGTGGGCGGCTTCTTCGCGCCGCTGTGCGCGCTGTTCCTCGTGGACTCGGGCGTGGGGGACCAGTTCCTCGCGCAGACGGAGCTCATCGTCGGCCTCTTCGTGGGCGGCGCCATCATCGCGGGGCTGGGCTTCTACGACGACCTCAAGGGCGCGGGCGCGAAGCTGAAGTTCTCCGTGCAGTTCGCGGTGGCGCTGGGCCTGTACGCGCTGGGCTTCCGCATCGAGGTGCTGGCCAACCCCTTCGGCGCGGAGCTGACGCTGGGGCTCTTGAGCCTGCCGCTGACGGTGCTGTGGGTGGTGGGCGTCATCAACGCGCTCAACCTCATCGACGGGCTGGACGGGCTGGCGGGCGGCGTCGCGTTCTTCGGCGTGGGCACCCACTTCCTGCTCGCGCTGATGCGCGGGGACGTGCTGCTGTGCCTGCTGATGGTGGCGCTCGCGGGCGCCATCCTTGGGTTCCTCGTCTTCAACTTCAACCCGGCCTCCATCTTCATGGGGGACACGGGCAGCATGTTCCTGGGCTTCGTGCTCGCGGCGGTGTCCATCAAGACGTCGTCGAAGAGCGGCACCGCGGTGGCGCTGCTCGTGCCGGTGATGGCGCTGGGCCTGCCCATCATGGACACGCTCTTGGCCATGGTGCGCCGCTCGCTGCTGGGCAGACCGCTGTTCAGCGCGGACAAGGAGCACATCCACCACCGGCTGATGAGCCGCTTCCTGCTGTCGCACCGCACCACCGTGCTGGTGCTCTACGCGCTGTGCACGCTGTTCATGCTCACCGCGCTGGGGCTGCACTTCGCCAACAGCACGCAGAGCGCGCTGCTGCTCAGCGGCGTCGGCGTGGTCATCATGGTGCTGATGCGCAAGCTGGGCTACCTGGACGTGCGCCACATGGGCGCGGTCCAGCAGACGCGCCAGCGCAACCAGGAGCTGCGCTCGCTGGTGCGCTCCGTCACCGCCGCGGTGCGCGCGGCCGGTTCGTTCCAGGCGGTGTGGAACGCCGTGCGGCCCCTGTCCCAGGGCCTGAGCCTGTCCGTGCTGGAGCTGCGCCTGCGCCGCCCGCATGACGACGTGGGCGGAGGCGTCGTCTTCGAATCCCAGCAGGACGCCGGTACCGAGACCTCGCTGGAGGTGCGCCTGGACGTGAAGGAGGCGGAGGACCTCTTCGGAGCGCTGCGTTTGGTCTGGCGCGACGGCCGGGCCGCCATCGACCGGGACGAGGAGCTGGCGCTGGAGGTCGTCGCGGACGCGGTGGCGGAGCGGGTGGGGCAGTTGGTGGCGCTGGAGGCCGCGGCGCCCGAGCGCATCATCGCGATGCGGCGGTGA
- a CDS encoding UDP-glucose dehydrogenase family protein, with translation MRIAIIGSGYVGLVAGTCFADSGNDVACVDIDERKIRMLQDGQVPIYEPGLEELIKKNVKEQRLTFTTNLAEGVANAQAVFIAVGTPEGESGEADLQYVLAAAQAVGRAMKQYTVVVDKSTVPVGTADKVRDAIAKVTNVEFDVVSNPEFLKEGAALDDFFKPDRVVIGADTERARKIMGELYAPFVRTENPILFMDTRSAELTKYAANAMLATRISFMNDISALCEKVGADVDFVRKGLGADKRIGYPFLFPGVGYGGSCFPKDVKALVTTAREYGLELDLLRAVERTNERQKKLLVNKAVKHYGSLEGKKFGVWGLAFKPKTDDMREAPSIEVIEGLIGKGATVIAHDPVAAHASKRVFGDRIRYAELPYDALEGVDGLFVVTEWNEFRHPDFDRMKKLMKTPVVFDGRNIFQPARMRELGFTYFGIGRK, from the coding sequence ATGCGCATTGCCATTATCGGATCGGGCTACGTCGGACTCGTCGCGGGCACCTGCTTCGCTGACTCGGGCAACGACGTCGCGTGCGTGGACATCGACGAGCGGAAGATCCGCATGCTCCAGGATGGACAGGTTCCCATCTACGAGCCGGGTCTGGAGGAGCTCATCAAGAAGAACGTGAAGGAGCAGCGCCTCACGTTCACCACGAACCTGGCGGAGGGCGTGGCGAACGCCCAGGCCGTGTTCATCGCCGTGGGTACTCCGGAAGGTGAGAGCGGCGAGGCCGACCTCCAGTACGTGCTCGCGGCGGCGCAGGCGGTGGGCCGCGCGATGAAGCAGTACACGGTGGTGGTGGACAAGAGCACCGTGCCGGTGGGCACCGCGGACAAGGTTCGCGACGCCATCGCGAAGGTGACGAACGTGGAGTTCGACGTCGTCTCCAACCCGGAGTTCCTGAAGGAAGGCGCCGCGCTGGACGACTTCTTCAAGCCGGACCGCGTCGTCATCGGCGCGGACACCGAGCGGGCCCGGAAGATCATGGGAGAGCTCTACGCGCCGTTCGTGCGCACGGAGAACCCCATCCTGTTCATGGACACGCGCTCCGCGGAGCTGACGAAGTACGCGGCGAACGCGATGCTCGCGACGCGCATCTCCTTCATGAACGACATCTCCGCCCTCTGCGAGAAGGTGGGCGCGGACGTGGACTTCGTGCGCAAGGGCCTGGGCGCGGACAAGCGCATCGGCTACCCGTTCCTCTTCCCGGGCGTGGGCTACGGCGGCTCCTGCTTCCCCAAGGACGTGAAGGCGCTGGTCACCACGGCGCGCGAGTACGGCCTGGAGCTGGACCTGCTGCGCGCGGTGGAGCGCACCAACGAGCGTCAGAAGAAGCTGCTCGTGAACAAGGCCGTGAAGCACTACGGGTCGCTGGAGGGCAAGAAGTTCGGCGTCTGGGGCCTGGCGTTCAAGCCGAAGACGGACGACATGCGCGAGGCGCCGTCCATCGAGGTCATCGAGGGCCTCATCGGCAAGGGCGCGACGGTGATTGCCCATGACCCGGTGGCCGCGCACGCGTCCAAGCGCGTCTTCGGCGACCGCATCCGCTACGCGGAGCTGCCGTACGACGCGCTGGAAGGCGTGGACGGCCTGTTCGTGGTGACGGAGTGGAACGAGTTCCGCCACCCGGACTTCGACCGCATGAAGAAGCTGATGAAGACGCCGGTGGTCTTCGACGGCCGCAACATCTTCCAGCCGGCGCGCATGCGTGAGCTGGGCTTCACGTACTTCGGCATCGGTCGCAAGTAG
- a CDS encoding acyltransferase family protein, protein MKQQSGGSLDALTGLRFLAALHVVLFHFGTPCLQGVAPEWMVQVVASGYASVGVFFLLSGFVLAYNYVDTAGGMQTAPRAFWSARVARVYPVFLLMFLLSAVSTAQGSLAANSLPVAAAKLGTAGLTTLMLLQSWVPKLALYWNPPSWSVSVEAFFYAVFPALAGRLERFRGARMAAALVGVWMLGLLPPVLYLVLRPDGPGTLDVAFGGLWLAVVKFNPLVRLPEFLLGVLLGLVFVRERAAATAPRRSGAVMALAGAALLVAGFSQGASIPYPLMHNALLAPASALLVYGLARGGGPLGQLLARPWLVHLGGASYALYLLQYPVSEGVHWMERFVDLSSPTRFLAALLVLLVPASVAVHRWVETPWRSRVKRGLQPWVDGTSAQAAPARVAPGA, encoded by the coding sequence ATGAAGCAGCAGTCCGGAGGCTCGCTGGATGCACTGACGGGGCTGCGCTTCCTGGCGGCCCTGCACGTCGTGTTGTTCCATTTCGGGACCCCGTGCCTCCAGGGCGTGGCGCCGGAGTGGATGGTGCAGGTGGTGGCCTCCGGCTATGCGTCCGTGGGCGTGTTCTTCCTCCTGTCCGGCTTCGTGCTCGCGTACAACTACGTGGACACGGCCGGCGGGATGCAGACCGCGCCGCGGGCGTTCTGGAGCGCGCGCGTGGCGCGCGTGTATCCGGTGTTCCTCCTGATGTTCCTGCTGTCGGCGGTGTCCACGGCGCAGGGCTCGCTGGCGGCGAACTCGCTGCCGGTGGCGGCGGCGAAGCTGGGCACGGCGGGGCTCACCACGCTGATGCTGCTCCAGTCCTGGGTGCCGAAGCTGGCGCTGTACTGGAACCCCCCGTCCTGGTCCGTGTCGGTGGAGGCGTTCTTCTACGCCGTGTTCCCCGCGCTGGCCGGGCGGCTGGAGCGCTTCCGGGGCGCGCGCATGGCGGCGGCCCTGGTGGGCGTGTGGATGCTGGGCCTGCTGCCGCCGGTGCTCTACCTGGTGCTGCGGCCGGACGGGCCGGGCACGCTGGACGTGGCGTTCGGCGGCCTGTGGCTGGCGGTGGTGAAGTTCAACCCGCTGGTGCGCCTGCCGGAGTTCCTCCTGGGCGTGCTGCTGGGGCTCGTCTTCGTGCGGGAGCGGGCGGCGGCGACGGCGCCCCGGCGCTCCGGCGCGGTGATGGCGCTGGCGGGCGCGGCGCTGCTGGTCGCGGGCTTCTCGCAGGGCGCGTCCATTCCGTATCCGCTGATGCACAACGCGCTCTTGGCGCCCGCGTCCGCGCTGCTGGTGTACGGGCTGGCGCGCGGCGGCGGTCCGCTGGGGCAGTTGCTGGCGCGGCCGTGGCTGGTGCACCTGGGCGGGGCCAGCTACGCGCTGTACCTGCTCCAGTACCCCGTCAGCGAGGGGGTGCACTGGATGGAGCGGTTCGTGGACCTGTCGTCGCCCACGCGCTTCCTGGCGGCGCTGCTGGTGTTGCTGGTGCCCGCGTCGGTGGCGGTGCACCGGTGGGTGGAGACGCCGTGGCGCTCGCGGGTGAAGCGCGGGCTCCAGCCGTGGGTGGATGGCACGTCCGCGCAGGCGGCTCCGGCGCGAGTGGCCCCGGGCGCGTAG
- a CDS encoding nucleotidyltransferase domain-containing protein — MTSAPALLTLLQAWPEAPSVPAPSDAGDCDALVKAAVRHGLAGFVEHALAKAGWTLTPDAAALLSREARMSAARGMRVRSLLSRSLAALAGLGVTPVLLKGYGLARRLYPEPLHRATNDVDLLVPRARMLCAVHALEGMGLTTQAGDVDRDDAHHVELTGPDGMVELHYRALAGYGQALEGDALVARAEDATLDGHPVRYLCAEDEAVYLSLHASNHLLQRLAWLFDLKLLARAHPRLDWDRVVTRARQTGLPYLVWYAWDAAHRLLDAPVPAWVLKALAPPRWQRALALRLFSGPRLVGAELAKNKPAWVAAKLALAPRARPMVRYALRRLRGLRPPVGTGAEPGAPRPVRSPAGRR; from the coding sequence ATGACCTCCGCTCCGGCCCTGCTGACCCTGCTCCAGGCCTGGCCGGAAGCGCCGTCCGTGCCCGCCCCCTCGGACGCGGGCGACTGCGACGCGCTGGTGAAGGCCGCCGTGCGCCACGGGCTCGCCGGCTTCGTCGAACACGCGCTCGCGAAGGCGGGCTGGACGCTGACGCCGGACGCCGCTGCGCTGCTCTCGCGCGAGGCCCGGATGAGCGCGGCGCGGGGCATGCGCGTGCGCTCGCTGCTGTCGCGGAGCCTGGCGGCGCTGGCGGGGCTGGGCGTGACGCCGGTGCTGCTCAAGGGCTATGGCCTGGCGCGCAGGCTCTACCCGGAGCCGCTGCATCGCGCGACGAACGACGTGGACCTGCTGGTGCCGCGCGCCCGCATGCTGTGCGCCGTGCACGCGCTGGAGGGGATGGGGCTCACCACGCAGGCCGGCGACGTGGACCGGGACGACGCGCACCACGTGGAGCTCACCGGCCCCGACGGCATGGTGGAGCTGCACTACCGCGCGCTCGCGGGCTACGGCCAGGCGCTGGAGGGCGACGCGCTGGTGGCGCGGGCGGAGGACGCGACGCTGGACGGCCACCCCGTGCGCTACCTGTGCGCGGAGGACGAGGCCGTGTACCTGTCCCTGCACGCGAGCAACCACCTGCTCCAGCGGCTGGCGTGGCTGTTCGACCTGAAGCTGCTGGCGCGGGCGCACCCGAGGCTCGACTGGGACCGGGTGGTGACGCGCGCGCGGCAGACCGGGCTGCCCTACCTGGTCTGGTACGCGTGGGACGCCGCGCACCGGCTGCTGGACGCGCCGGTGCCCGCGTGGGTGCTCAAGGCGCTGGCGCCGCCCCGGTGGCAGCGCGCGCTGGCCCTGCGGCTGTTCTCCGGGCCCCGGCTGGTGGGGGCGGAGCTGGCGAAGAACAAGCCGGCCTGGGTCGCCGCGAAGCTGGCGCTGGCCCCCCGGGCCCGGCCCATGGTGCGGTACGCGCTGCGGCGGCTGCGGGGGCTCCGGCCTCCTGTGGGGACCGGCGCGGAGCCAGGGGCGCCAAGGCCCGTCCGCTCGCCTGCCGGAAGACGGTGA
- a CDS encoding glycosyltransferase family 4 protein: MRVLLAIHHPLSQDLGAPGVTLALGRALQARGCTVDFYSYGEAFPGVEHFTALHNLRFPWVLSAHLARVARRYDVLDVTTGDAWPWAQAGRPGAARRHALLTRSHGLEHSLSRRIRADVREGRLRLSWKYPLYHGGFRLWEVERTLRLADHSILLNEGDAVFAREQLGVPASKLSVIGHGLDAAFQGLALPAPLEEGPLRLAMVGSFLQTKGVDEVIAAVTRLQAQGLSFTLTLYGTGTPEPEVRAAFPASLQPQLHVVPRYANATLPGLLAREEVLLFASRTEGYGMALVEAMASGLVPVSTPVGVAPSVVHPGRTGLLFPIGDVDALVAAVRELAADAPRRYALRRAAQAQVQGLTWPDIAARTLALYEEVLRDRDSDGK, translated from the coding sequence ATGCGCGTGCTCCTGGCCATCCACCACCCGCTGTCCCAGGACCTGGGCGCTCCCGGCGTGACGCTCGCGCTGGGCCGAGCGCTCCAGGCCCGGGGCTGCACCGTGGACTTCTACAGCTACGGGGAGGCCTTCCCCGGCGTGGAGCACTTCACCGCGCTCCACAACCTGCGCTTCCCGTGGGTCCTCTCCGCGCACCTGGCCCGCGTGGCGCGCCGCTATGACGTGCTCGACGTCACCACCGGGGACGCATGGCCCTGGGCTCAAGCGGGCCGTCCCGGCGCCGCCCGCCGTCACGCGCTGTTGACGCGCAGCCATGGCCTGGAGCACTCCCTCTCCCGGCGGATCCGCGCCGACGTGCGCGAGGGCCGGCTGCGCCTGAGCTGGAAGTACCCGCTGTACCACGGCGGCTTCCGCCTCTGGGAGGTGGAGCGGACGCTGCGCTTGGCGGACCACTCCATCCTCCTCAACGAAGGCGACGCCGTGTTCGCGCGCGAACAGCTGGGCGTCCCCGCCAGCAAGCTGAGCGTCATCGGCCACGGACTCGACGCGGCCTTCCAGGGGCTGGCTCTCCCGGCGCCGCTGGAGGAAGGCCCCTTACGCCTCGCGATGGTGGGCTCCTTCCTCCAGACCAAGGGCGTCGATGAAGTCATCGCCGCCGTGACCCGGCTGCAAGCCCAGGGGCTCTCCTTCACCCTGACCCTCTACGGCACCGGCACCCCCGAGCCCGAAGTCCGCGCCGCCTTCCCCGCGTCCCTCCAGCCCCAGCTCCACGTGGTCCCGCGCTACGCGAACGCGACGCTGCCCGGCCTGCTCGCGCGGGAGGAGGTGCTGCTCTTCGCCAGTCGCACGGAGGGCTACGGCATGGCGCTGGTGGAGGCCATGGCCTCCGGGCTCGTGCCCGTCTCCACCCCCGTGGGCGTGGCGCCCTCCGTCGTGCACCCCGGCCGCACGGGGCTGCTCTTCCCCATTGGAGACGTGGACGCGCTGGTGGCCGCGGTGCGCGAGCTGGCGGCGGATGCACCCCGGCGGTATGCCCTGCGCCGCGCGGCCCAGGCCCAGGTCCAGGGACTCACCTGGCCCGACATCGCCGCCCGCACCCTTGCGCTTTACGAAGAAGTCCTGCGTGACAGGGATTCCGACGGCAAGTAG